Proteins from a genomic interval of Candidatus Methylomirabilis tolerans:
- the hisC gene encoding histidinol-phosphate transaminase translates to MSYSFEDAASPYLKGLPPYRHGRPFEECSRGPVSEDWVKLDYNENPLGPSPLAVKAIQGVLHGINRYPDCQGHDLKGRLAERLGLSAAHVALGNGSSELIDLCARCFLGPGVEAIIGDPAFAFYGRVVQAAGGQRVSVPLKAFRHDLQAMAERITPRTRMVFIGNPNNPTGSCVPPHDIAAFIEALPERVIVLLDEAYREYLPDELQPDTVRYVREGRPVIALRSFSKIYGLSGLRIGYAIAPPDCVALLDRARQPFNVNVLAGVAAAAALGDEAHLVGSKRLNEDGKQYLYQALEELGVRYVPTAANFILVDIERDVDQVVRALAEKRVAVCSLARYGLRTSLRVTIGSSHENERFIAVLREVLTTS, encoded by the coding sequence ATGTCCTACAGCTTTGAAGATGCGGCTTCCCCATACCTGAAAGGATTGCCCCCTTATCGGCATGGCAGACCGTTTGAGGAGTGTAGCAGGGGGCCGGTGAGTGAGGATTGGGTGAAGCTCGACTACAACGAAAATCCATTAGGACCTTCGCCGCTGGCGGTCAAGGCGATACAAGGTGTCCTTCACGGGATTAACCGTTACCCCGATTGTCAGGGGCACGATCTCAAGGGGCGGTTGGCTGAGCGGCTCGGGCTGTCTGCCGCGCATGTCGCGCTTGGGAACGGCAGCAGCGAGCTGATCGATCTGTGCGCGAGATGTTTCCTTGGTCCGGGCGTCGAAGCCATCATTGGCGATCCCGCCTTCGCGTTCTATGGGCGGGTGGTCCAGGCCGCTGGAGGTCAACGGGTATCAGTCCCATTGAAAGCATTTCGTCATGATCTTCAGGCGATGGCTGAACGGATCACGCCACGGACCAGGATGGTCTTCATCGGCAACCCGAACAATCCGACAGGTAGCTGCGTCCCGCCCCACGACATCGCCGCCTTTATCGAGGCACTCCCGGAACGGGTTATCGTCCTTCTTGACGAGGCATATCGTGAGTATCTCCCCGACGAGCTTCAGCCTGACACCGTGCGCTACGTGCGGGAGGGCCGCCCGGTGATCGCATTGCGGAGCTTCTCGAAGATCTACGGGTTGTCGGGGCTGCGGATCGGGTATGCGATCGCCCCGCCCGATTGTGTTGCGCTACTCGACAGGGCGAGGCAGCCGTTTAACGTGAATGTCCTGGCCGGCGTAGCCGCCGCGGCTGCCCTCGGCGATGAGGCGCACCTCGTCGGCTCGAAGCGCCTCAACGAGGACGGCAAGCAGTATCTCTACCAGGCCCTTGAGGAGCTTGGAGTGCGCTACGTACCGACAGCGGCGAACTTCATCCTTGTCGATATCGAACGGGATGTCGACCAGGTTGTTCGAGCCTTGGCGGAGAAACGGGTAGCCGTCTGCTCTCTAGCCCGATATGGGCTCCGGACGTCCCTGAGGGTCACCATCGGCTCCTCCCATGAGAACGAGCGCTTCATCGCCGTCC